The following proteins are encoded in a genomic region of Lutra lutra chromosome 16, mLutLut1.2, whole genome shotgun sequence:
- the CD300LF gene encoding CMRF35-like molecule 1 isoform X1, producing MYLLLSFLSLFQLVGSADIMGPAAVRGPVGGQLTVQCRYGHEWETYHKWWCRGAVWSHCRILVQTDGSQREVKGDRLSIKDDWKLHTFTVTMEKLRWNDTDTYWCGIERTGVDLGVIVKVAIDPAPTTVPTSITPSITMSTGPAETKGPLTATGYHSSDSSNSMKLSILIPLTVAVLLLLLVAVSFLTLRKMRQQKEDLSSPDLGESSESRDGLSNSDCFCLLAAGVSPEQVVQPLEGEGDICYANLALQSTSTSHKSSQKNGCTKPSSSAQDDQPEVEYVTMAPLPKEEIPYADLSWELLNQDATYCNMSFHVAHVPSRSHEESMEYSSIRRSKPGLQAPLAHPT from the exons GCTCAGCTGACATCATGGGTCCAGCAGCAGTCAGAGGCCCAGTTGGGGGCCAACTGACCGTGCAGTGTCGTTATGGACACGAGTGGGAGACCTACCATAAGTGGTGGTGTCGAGGAGCCGTGTGGAGTCACTGTCGTATCCTCGTTCAAACCGACGGATCACAGCGGGAAGTGAAGGGTGACCGACTGTCCATCAAGGACGATTGGAAATTGCACACGTTCACGGTGACCATGGAGAAGCTCAGGTGGAACGATACAGACACTTACTGGTGTGGGATTGAAAGGACTGGAGTTGACCTGGGGGTCATAGTTAAAGTGGCCATTGACCCAG CACCAACTACAGTACCAACCTCCATCACCCCCTCAATCACCATGTCCACTGGGCCAGCAGAAACCAAAGGCCCCCTGACTGCGACCGGCTACCACTCCAGTGACAG CTCTAACTCCATGAAGCTCAGCATCCTGATTCCCCTCACCGTGGCTGTGTTGCTGCTTCTCCTGGTGGCAGTCTCATTCTTGACTTTGAGGAAGATGAGGCAACAGAAGGAAG atttATCTTCCCCAGACTTGGGGGAGTCCTCAGAGTCTAGGGATGGGCTTTCTAATTCtgattgtttttgtcttttagctGCTGGGGTATCCCCAGAGCAG GTGGTTCAGCCCCTGGAAGGGGAAGGGGACATCTGCTATGCAAACCTGGCCCTGCAGTCAACCAGCACCTCCCACAAGTCCTCCCAGAAGAATGGCTGCACAAagccctcctcctctgcccaggATGACCAGCCGGAAGTGGAATATGTCACCATG GCCCCCCTCCCGAAAGAGGAGATTCCCTATGCGGATCTTTCTTGGGAGCTTTTGAATCAGGACGCAACCTATTGCAACATGAGCTTCCATGTTGCCCACGTTCCCAGCAGGAGCCACGAGGAATCCATGGAATACAGCAGCATCAGGAGATCTAAGCCTGGGCTCCAGGCGCCCCTCGCCCACCCCACATAA
- the CD300LF gene encoding CMRF35-like molecule 1 isoform X2 codes for MYLLLSFLSLFQLVGSADIMGPAAVRGPVGGQLTVQCRYGHEWETYHKWWCRGAVWSHCRILVQTDGSQREVKGDRLSIKDDWKLHTFTVTMEKLRWNDTDTYWCGIERTGVDLGVIVKVAIDPAPTTVPTSITPSITMSTGPAETKGPLTATGYHSSDSSNSMKLSILIPLTVAVLLLLLVAVSFLTLRKMRQQKEAAGVSPEQVVQPLEGEGDICYANLALQSTSTSHKSSQKNGCTKPSSSAQDDQPEVEYVTMAPLPKEEIPYADLSWELLNQDATYCNMSFHVAHVPSRSHEESMEYSSIRRSKPGLQAPLAHPT; via the exons GCTCAGCTGACATCATGGGTCCAGCAGCAGTCAGAGGCCCAGTTGGGGGCCAACTGACCGTGCAGTGTCGTTATGGACACGAGTGGGAGACCTACCATAAGTGGTGGTGTCGAGGAGCCGTGTGGAGTCACTGTCGTATCCTCGTTCAAACCGACGGATCACAGCGGGAAGTGAAGGGTGACCGACTGTCCATCAAGGACGATTGGAAATTGCACACGTTCACGGTGACCATGGAGAAGCTCAGGTGGAACGATACAGACACTTACTGGTGTGGGATTGAAAGGACTGGAGTTGACCTGGGGGTCATAGTTAAAGTGGCCATTGACCCAG CACCAACTACAGTACCAACCTCCATCACCCCCTCAATCACCATGTCCACTGGGCCAGCAGAAACCAAAGGCCCCCTGACTGCGACCGGCTACCACTCCAGTGACAG CTCTAACTCCATGAAGCTCAGCATCCTGATTCCCCTCACCGTGGCTGTGTTGCTGCTTCTCCTGGTGGCAGTCTCATTCTTGACTTTGAGGAAGATGAGGCAACAGAAGGAAG ctGCTGGGGTATCCCCAGAGCAG GTGGTTCAGCCCCTGGAAGGGGAAGGGGACATCTGCTATGCAAACCTGGCCCTGCAGTCAACCAGCACCTCCCACAAGTCCTCCCAGAAGAATGGCTGCACAAagccctcctcctctgcccaggATGACCAGCCGGAAGTGGAATATGTCACCATG GCCCCCCTCCCGAAAGAGGAGATTCCCTATGCGGATCTTTCTTGGGAGCTTTTGAATCAGGACGCAACCTATTGCAACATGAGCTTCCATGTTGCCCACGTTCCCAGCAGGAGCCACGAGGAATCCATGGAATACAGCAGCATCAGGAGATCTAAGCCTGGGCTCCAGGCGCCCCTCGCCCACCCCACATAA